The Toxorhynchites rutilus septentrionalis strain SRP chromosome 3, ASM2978413v1, whole genome shotgun sequence genome includes a region encoding these proteins:
- the LOC129778708 gene encoding protein FAM114A2, whose product MCDSDNEEFESADEELEDQDNAQTIRKYSAKESSSCKIKNLETSDVEPTSTEKAPVDESVSIPSSIPQRSEEPETVEARKIHRPDKAKLPEAEQLSEKGLGKKSSPDSGVATATVEGWDDFDDDWGDFSMESEVNQEKPKQASGTSFKDVDIDEVEYKLKDFMKRQNEPAVSSTLDRLSDQDPTKSSVNQSWGGWKPSWGGAAVSFLSSASKSVASITTNITQVLESGIGVPTAEEMAKLQAEENIKLKADGYIREDEVMSQQAPDRFGFDQIVSGVTQISNKVITGGLDTLEGIGKKTMNILQENDPGLLNKRKILGMGNDGVVLSQVLREAKEKTEERERNLKQVQKHLYKKKLHFETLFDDYHGLVHLEALEMLSKQASLKLNSLLAPLSGNALTDLQETMNEVKELCELPDSENDDTDGNHSVQDLEERLKEALTDLDEIKVDFRDLLNCWRDNLDWLTDESVPRTGQEIFEKAMHALAQTTALCVLRMHKLAEILLILEHHSTANEADAVVQLTTIFCWHLSGVAARFSAELSKLKKDDLQMRRSAGEDSDNSLITNIFLEGSNSTSYVQDAFQLFIPILQIGAA is encoded by the exons atgtgTGATTCTGACAATGAAGAATTTGAAAGTGCAGATGAGGAGCTGGAAGATCAGGATAATGCTCAAACCATTCGAAAATACAGTGCGAAAGAAAGTTCATCTTGCAAAATCAAAAACCTCGAAACATCTGACGTGGAGCCCACCAGCACTGAAAAAGCACCAGTTGATGAAAGCGTGAGTATCCCCAGTTCTATTCCGCAAAGATCAGAGGAACCAGAGACAGTCGAGGCTAGGAAAATTCATCGCCCCGACAAAGCAAAACTTCCAGAAGCCGAACAACTTTCCGAAAAGGGACTCGGGAAGAAATCTAGCCCAGATTCAGGAGTTGCTACGGCGACCGTGGAGGGCTGGGATGATTTCGACGACGATTGGGGTGACTTCAGTATGGAGAGCGAGGTTAATCAAGAAAAGCCGAAGCAAGCTAGCGGAACAAGCTTCAAAGATGTGGACATCGACGAGGTAGAATACAAGTTGAAAGATTTCatgaaacgacaaaatgaacccGCAGTGAGCTCGACACTAGATCGGCTTTCCGACCAAGATCCAACCAAATCCTCAGTGAATCAGTCGTGGGGAGGATGGAAACCAAGCTGGGGAGGTGCAGCTGTTTCATTTCTGTCATCTGCATCGAAAAGCGTAGCTTCAATCACCACAAATATAACTCAG GTGCTAGAGTCTGGAATCGGTGTTCCCACCGCCGAGGAAATGGCGAAGCTTCAAGCAGAAGAGAACATCAAACTCAAAGCGGACGGTTACATCAGAGAAGACGAGGTAATGAGCCAGCAAGCTCCTGATCGATTTGGCTTTGATCAGATTGTTTCTGGGGTTACTCAAATCAGCAATAAAGTCATAACGGGAGGATTGGACACATTGGAGGGTATCGGCAAAAAGACGATGAATATATTACAAGAGAACGACCCGGGGTTGTTGAACAAACGAAAGATACTTGGCATGGGCAATGATGGTGTTGTGTTGAGCCAAGTACTACGCGAAGCTAAGGAGAAAACAGAAGAACGGGAACGAAACCTTAAACAAGTGCAGAAACATCTCTACAAGAAGAAGCTTCATTTCGAAACATTGTTCGACGATTATCATGGTCTAGTTCACTTGGAAGCACTGGAGATGCTTTCAAAGCAAGCTTCACTCAAACTGAATTCTTTGCTAGCTCCGTTGAGCGGAAATGCACTGACAGACCTACAGGAAACTATGAACGAAGTTAAGGAACTATGTGAACTGCCAGACTCGGAAAACGATGATACCGATGGCAATCACAGCGTGCAGGATTTAGAGGAAAGGCTGAAGGAAGCCTTGACTGATTTGGACGAAATTAAAGTCGATTTTCGGGATCTGTTGAACTGTTGGAGGGATAACCTAGATTGGCTGACGGACGAGTCCGTTCCTAGAACCGGGCAGGAAATTTTCGAAAAGGCAATGCACGCGTTAGCTCAAACAACGGCTCTATGTGTGTTGCGTATGCATAAACTCGCCGAGATTTTGCTCATACTAGAACATCACAGCACAGCTAACGAAGCCGATGCGGTAGTGCAGTTAACTACAATCTTCTGCTGGCATCTCAGTGGAGTTGCGGCACGTTTTTCTGCAGAGTTGAGCAAACTGAAGAAAGATGATCTTCAGATGCGACGATCCGCTGGCGAAGATAGTGATAACAGTTTGATAACCAACATATTTTTGGAG GGTTCCAACAGCACGTCATATGTACAAGATGCTTTCCAGTTATTCATTCCTATACTACAAATAGGTGCAGCGTAG
- the LOC129778709 gene encoding probable dimethyladenosine transferase encodes MPKIRAEKKTRVHTDVAKQGIVFNKDFGQHILKNPLIVTSMLEKAALRPTDVVLEIGPGTGNMTVKILEKVKKVIACEIDPRLVAELQKRVQGTPMQSKLQILIGDVLKADLPFFDACVANMPYQISSPFVFKLLLHRPFFRCAVLMFQLEFAQRLVAKPGDKLYCRLSVNTQLLARVDMLMKVGKNNFRPPPKVESSVVRIEPRNPPPPINYTEWDGLTRIAFLRKNKTLSAAFKQTTVLAALEQNYKVHCSLSNIDVPEGFNIKEKVEQILEKIDMGGRRARTMDIDDFMAVLHAFNEEGIHFS; translated from the exons ATGCCGAAAATTCGTGCGGAGAAAAAGACTCGCGTCCACACGGATGTGGCCAAACAGG GTATCGTTTTTAACAAGGACTTCGGccaacacattttgaaaaatcctTTGATCGTGACGTCTATGCTGGAAAAGGCCGCCCTTCGACCAACCGATGTCGTGCTGGAAATCGGCCCGGGTACAGGTAATATGACCGTAAAAATcttggaaaaagtgaaaaaggtgatcGCTTGTGAAATCGATCCACGCTTGGTGGCAGAACTTCAAAAACGTGTGCAGGGAACACCAATGCAATCCAAGTTGCAGATTCTGATAGGGGATGTACTCAAGGCAGATctaccgtttttcgatgcttgtGTTGCCAATATGCCGTACCAGATCAGCTCTCCGTTTGTGTTCAAACTACTGTTGCATCGGCCGTTTTTTCGCTGCGCGGTGCTCATGTTCCAACTGGAGTTCGCTCAACGTTTGGTGGCCAAACCTGGTGACAAATTATACTGCCGGCTTAGCGTGAACACACAGCTACTAGCGAGGGTGGACATGCTAATGAAGGTAGGCAAGAACAACTTCCGTCCGCCACCCAAGGTGGAATCCAGCGTCGTGCGGATTGAACCGAGAAATCCCCCGCCACCGATTAACTACACCGAATGGGACGGCTTAACGCGAATAGCTTTCCTCAGGAAGAACAAAACGCTCTCGGCTGCATTCAAACAGACTACGGTATTGGCAGCTTTAGAGCAGAATTATAAAGTACACTGTTCGTTGAGCAATATCGACGTGCCGGAAGGTTTCAACATTAAAGAGAAGGTAGAGCAGATATTGGAAAAGATTGATATGGGAGGTAGACGAGCGAGAACCATGGATATCGATGATTTCATGGCGGTTTTGCACGCATTCAACGAGGAAGGAATACATTTTAGTTAA
- the LOC129777735 gene encoding nucleolar protein 12, producing the protein MKRKSNDGNRPAFRKTKTELVFDPDKRTEFLTGFQKRKQHRKKIAKSEIERKLKEDTRRMRSDAKENMKKLYHSYKPIPELTADDLDEEQEYDTENVTVKVVELSTTDLAKQNNWIGENRAAVRDEEESNEEPSSGDEEDDMETIPGMELDNNSHRKKSKVTQHAHEDGETQEKQAGTSPKQKPRVPVLNLDGIRSKKELNHKLKRYALKSMQKSKAFQLSMRAKQQKQLKKSRRDRHFKDKILKRKGKLAAGASGKGKKREKRRD; encoded by the exons ATGAAGCGGAAATCCAACGACGGTAATAGACCCGCCTTCAGGAAGACAAAAACAGAACTGGTATTCGACCCGGACAAACGAAC TGAATTTCTAACCGGATTCCAGAAGCGCAAACAGCATCGGAAAAAGATTGCTAAAAGTGAAATTGAGCGCAAGTTGAAAGAGGACACTCGCCGAATGCGATCCGATGCgaaggaaaacatgaaaaaattgtatcACTCATATAAACCGATTCCAGAGCTTACGGCGGATGATCTCGACGAGGAGCAGGAGTATGACACCGAGAATGTAACGGTAAAGGTAGTGGAACTATCCACCACGGACTTGGCCAAGCAAAACAATTGGATCGGCGAGAACAGAGCAGCGGTGCGCGACGAGGAAGAATCGAATGAGGAGCCTTCCAGCGGAGATGAAGAGGATGATATGGAAACAATTCCAGGTATGGAGTTGGATAATAATTCTCACAGGAAGAAATCTAAAGTAACTCAACACGCCCATGAAGATGGTGAAACGCAGGAGAAGCAAGCTGGAACGAGTCCCAAGCAAAAACCGCGCGTACCGGTTCTTAATTTAGACGGAATACGCTCGAAAAAAGAACTTAACCATAAACTTAAACGTTATGCTCTGAAGTCTATGCAAAAAAGTAAAGCATTTCAATTATCTATGCGTGCTAAGCAGcagaaacagttgaaaaagtcCCGTCGGGATCGACATTTTAAGGATAAAATACTCAAACGTAAAGGAAAATTGGCAGCTGGTGCCAGCGGAAAGGGCAAAAAACGTGAGAAAAGACGGGATTAA
- the LOC129776505 gene encoding 40S ribosomal protein S25 gives MPPKKDTKGSAKQPQKTQKKKEGSSGGKAKKKKWSKGKVRDKLNNQVLFDKATYEKLYKEVPAYKLITPSVVSERLKIRGSLAKRGLRELCLKGLIRQVVHHHAQVIYTRTTKGDDPVA, from the exons ATG CCACCGAAGAAGGACACTAAAGGATCGGCTAAACAGCCGCAAAAGACCCAGAAGAAGAAGGAAGGATCTTCGGGTGGAAAggccaagaagaagaagtggtCCAAGGGAAAAGTTCGTGATAAGCTGAACAATCAGGTCCTCTTCGATAAGGCCACCTATGAGAAGCTCTACAAGGAAGTGCCCGCCTATAAGTTGATTACCCCATCTGTCGTGTCTGAACGTTTGAAGATCCGTGGCTCTTTGGCCAAGCGAGGTCTACGAGAGCTATGCCTCAAGG GACTGATTCGGCAGGTGGTACACCATCACGCTCAGGTTATTTATACCAGAACCACCAAGGGAGACGATCCAGTGGCATAA